A genomic window from Bos javanicus breed banteng chromosome 13, ARS-OSU_banteng_1.0, whole genome shotgun sequence includes:
- the WFDC5 gene encoding WAP four-disulfide core domain protein 5: protein MRAQSLLLLVALLGLGSQLPAALGRRKGEKSGGCPPDDGPCLLSVPDQCLHDSQCPSGMKCCRQGCFLQCVRKVSVKMGRCPDDRLRCVSPVQHLCSKDSDCQGRKRCCPGACGRDCRNPV from the exons ATGAGAGCCCAGAGCCTCCTCCTCCTGGTGGCCCTCCTGGGTTTGGGGAGCCAGTTACCTGCTGCCTtgggcaggaggaagggag AGAAGTCTGGGGGCTGCCCACCGGATGACGGGCCCTGCCTCCTCTCCGTGCCTGATCAGTGTCTGCACGACAGCCAGTGTCCCTCGGGGATGAAGTGCTGTCGCCAAGGGTGCTTCCTCCAGTGTGTCCGGAAGGTTTCAG TTAAGATGGGCAGATGCCCCGACGACCGTCTGCGCTGCGTTAGCCCCGTGCAGCACCTGTGCTCCAAGGACTCGGACTGCCAGGGCCGCAAGCGGTGCTGCCCGGGTGCCTGCGGCCGGGACTGCAGAAACCCCGTCTGA